A stretch of Branchiostoma lanceolatum isolate klBraLanc5 chromosome 14, klBraLanc5.hap2, whole genome shotgun sequence DNA encodes these proteins:
- the LOC136448868 gene encoding palladin-like isoform X6, with the protein MTSSDTEIDVDTTPERGVADLTGYWSRATDAPSGEMAEQPRKTKPGKFTPPTFSKILESEISGMEGHPLVLEVNVKGTPLPQVQWFREGAPIQNNPAFTADQTGEVCTLVIAEAYPEDSGNYTATAANFYGSQSCQANVTVKGQKELHGKDDPGYIPPPPASNGPAVLPDTPLPPPPANVQPTSGLLDDLPPPPPEEERKGPDAAVRMQQTRVTDEYHDRLRNPPPVQQEASATGTLKVQEKKAAYVKQSTPVARAARTQARDREDLRGVAEKNYRPNFVQVPEETNAKEGGLVRLDCKVTGLPSPDLVWYREGSPLRQDSNHRMIVRENGVHSLLISQCKASDAGDYTCVSTNKAGQAEFTVTLNILVEAQSVAPTWVQKLKNTTVKEGEHVRIFCTAAGDPVPYAIWKKDGIGLTEKSGYRLGTDGQGTFFLEVDHASKADATWYTCSAHNQAGSIMCTGKIVVQSPWESQKPQQTKIKTPKRYANLPVDMRASHQTKTAMMNESGQAEDL; encoded by the exons ATGACTTCATCAGACACAGAAATAGATGTGGACACCACACCCGAGCGTGGCGTGGCTGATTTAACGGGCTATTGGAGCAG GGCAACGGACGCACCTAGTGGAGAAATGGCTGAACAACCGAGGAAGACCAAACCAGGGAAGTTTACTCCCCCCACCTTCAGTAAG ATCCTGGAGTCGGAGATCTCAGGAATGGAGGGCCACCCGTTGGTGCTAGAGGTGAATGTGAAgggcacccccctcccccaggtccAGTGGTTCAGAGAGGGGGCCCCCATCCAGAACAACCCTGCTTTCACTGCGGACCAGACAG GTGAAGTGTGTACGCTGGTCATTGCTGAGGCATACCCTGAAGACTCTGGTAACTACACAGCAACCGCAGCCAACTTCTACGGTAGCCAGTCCTGCCAGGCTAATGTTACCGTGAAAGGTCAGAAAGAACTTCATG GCAAAGATGATCCAGGCTACATCCCACCCCCACCAGCCAG TAACGGACCTGCTGTACTGCCAGACACACCACTGCCACCTCCCCCTGCCAATGTCCAGCCAACCAG TGGCCTGCTTGACGACCTGCCTCCCCCGCCCCCAGAGGAGGAGAGGAAGGGTCCTGATGCAGCCGTGAGGATGCAGCAGACTCGAGTGACAGAT GAGTACCATGACCGTTTGAGGAACCCTCCCCCTGTGCAGCAAGAG GCAAGTGCTACAGGGACGCTGAAGGTGCAGGAGAAGAAGGCTGCGTATGTCAAGCAAAGTACACCAGTGGCGAG GGCTGCACGAACCCAGGCTCGTGACCGTGAGGATTTGAGGGGTGTGGCAGAGAAAAACTACAGGCCAAACTTTGTACAGGTCCCAGAAGAGACCAATGCCAAGGAGGGAGGGCTCGTTCGCTTGGACTGTAAG GTGACAGGCCTGCCTTCCCCTGACCTGGTGTGGTATCGTGAAGGCAGCCCGCTCAGACAGGACAGCAACCACAGGATGATCGTGCGTGAGAATGGCGTGCACTCCCTGCTGATCTCCCAATGCAAGGCCAGCGATGCAGGCGACTACACCTGTGTGTCTACCAACAAGGCAGGCCAGGCTGAGTTCACCGTCACCTTGAATATCTTGG TGGAGGCCCAGTCTGTTGCTCCTACGTGGGTGCAGAAGTTGAAGAACACGACTGTGAAGGAGGGTGAGCATGTGAGGATTTTCTGTACTGCAGCTGGGGACCCTGTTCCCTACGCCATCTGGAAGAAGGATGGTATCGGCCTGACGGAAAAGAGTGGCTACAG GCTTGGCACAGACGGCCAGGGGACGTTCTTCCTGGAGGTTGACCACGCCAGCAAGGCTGACGCTACCTGGTACACCTGCTCTGCCCACAACCAGGCTGGCAGCATCATGTGTACAGGCAAAATAGTTGTGCAGA GCCCCTGGGAGTCCCAGAAGCCACAACAAACAAAGATCAAGACTCCAAAGAGATACGCCAACCTGCCTGTGGACATGCGAGCCTCTCACCAGACCAAGACTGCCATGATGAACGAGTCGGGGCAGGCAGAAGATCTGTAA
- the LOC136448868 gene encoding palladin-like isoform X2 gives MTSSDTEIDVDTTPERGVADLTGYWSRATDAPSGEMAEQPRKTKPGKFTPPTFSKILESEISGMEGHPLVLEVNVKGTPLPQVQWFREGAPIQNNPAFTADQTGEVCTLVIAEAYPEDSGNYTATAANFYGSQSCQANVTVKGKDDPGYIPPPPASNGPAVLPDTPLPPPPANVQPTSGLLDDLPPPPPEEERKGPDAAVRMQQTRVTDEYHDRLRNPPPVQQEEFRVSGFEERLMREIEHRLEKSVEADGMFENVPQAQWRAPMFGKRVQNYKVLEGGTASFSCRVVGLPTPKIYWFKDGQEVPPDSQKYLMQSAPDGTCYLHIPGATLHEEGQYTVMAVSPAGKASATGTLKVQEKKAAYVKQSTPVARAARTQARDREDLRGVAEKNYRPNFVQVPEETNAKEGGLVRLDCKVTGLPSPDLVWYREGSPLRQDSNHRMIVRENGVHSLLISQCKASDAGDYTCVSTNKAGQAEFTVTLNILVEAQSVAPTWVQKLKNTTVKEGEHVRIFCTAAGDPVPYAIWKKDGIGLTEKSGYRLGTDGQGTFFLEVDHASKADATWYTCSAHNQAGSIMCTGKIVVQSPWESQKPQQTKIKTPKRYANLPVDMRASHQTKTAMMNESGQAEDL, from the exons ATGACTTCATCAGACACAGAAATAGATGTGGACACCACACCCGAGCGTGGCGTGGCTGATTTAACGGGCTATTGGAGCAG GGCAACGGACGCACCTAGTGGAGAAATGGCTGAACAACCGAGGAAGACCAAACCAGGGAAGTTTACTCCCCCCACCTTCAGTAAG ATCCTGGAGTCGGAGATCTCAGGAATGGAGGGCCACCCGTTGGTGCTAGAGGTGAATGTGAAgggcacccccctcccccaggtccAGTGGTTCAGAGAGGGGGCCCCCATCCAGAACAACCCTGCTTTCACTGCGGACCAGACAG GTGAAGTGTGTACGCTGGTCATTGCTGAGGCATACCCTGAAGACTCTGGTAACTACACAGCAACCGCAGCCAACTTCTACGGTAGCCAGTCCTGCCAGGCTAATGTTACCGTGAAAG GCAAAGATGATCCAGGCTACATCCCACCCCCACCAGCCAG TAACGGACCTGCTGTACTGCCAGACACACCACTGCCACCTCCCCCTGCCAATGTCCAGCCAACCAG TGGCCTGCTTGACGACCTGCCTCCCCCGCCCCCAGAGGAGGAGAGGAAGGGTCCTGATGCAGCCGTGAGGATGCAGCAGACTCGAGTGACAGAT GAGTACCATGACCGTTTGAGGAACCCTCCCCCTGTGCAGCAAGAG GAGTTCAGAGTGTCTGGTTTTGAAGAACGTCTGATGAGGGAAATAGAGCATCGTCTGGAGAAAAGTGTAGAGGCAGATGGCATGTTTGAGAATGTGCCACAGGCCCAGTGGCGTGCCCCCATGTTTGGCAAGAGGGTTCAGAACTACAAGGTGTTGGAGGGAGGAACGGCCAGCTTCAGTTGCCGTGTGGTGGGACTACCAACTCCCAAG ATATACTGGTTTAAGGATGGGCAGGAGGTCCCTCCTGACTCACAAAAGTACTTGATGCAGAGTGCCCCTGATGGCACTTGTTACTTACACATCCCTGGTGCCACCCTGCATGAGGAGGGACAGTACACTGTCATGGCAGTCAGCCCTGCAGGAAAG GCAAGTGCTACAGGGACGCTGAAGGTGCAGGAGAAGAAGGCTGCGTATGTCAAGCAAAGTACACCAGTGGCGAG GGCTGCACGAACCCAGGCTCGTGACCGTGAGGATTTGAGGGGTGTGGCAGAGAAAAACTACAGGCCAAACTTTGTACAGGTCCCAGAAGAGACCAATGCCAAGGAGGGAGGGCTCGTTCGCTTGGACTGTAAG GTGACAGGCCTGCCTTCCCCTGACCTGGTGTGGTATCGTGAAGGCAGCCCGCTCAGACAGGACAGCAACCACAGGATGATCGTGCGTGAGAATGGCGTGCACTCCCTGCTGATCTCCCAATGCAAGGCCAGCGATGCAGGCGACTACACCTGTGTGTCTACCAACAAGGCAGGCCAGGCTGAGTTCACCGTCACCTTGAATATCTTGG TGGAGGCCCAGTCTGTTGCTCCTACGTGGGTGCAGAAGTTGAAGAACACGACTGTGAAGGAGGGTGAGCATGTGAGGATTTTCTGTACTGCAGCTGGGGACCCTGTTCCCTACGCCATCTGGAAGAAGGATGGTATCGGCCTGACGGAAAAGAGTGGCTACAG GCTTGGCACAGACGGCCAGGGGACGTTCTTCCTGGAGGTTGACCACGCCAGCAAGGCTGACGCTACCTGGTACACCTGCTCTGCCCACAACCAGGCTGGCAGCATCATGTGTACAGGCAAAATAGTTGTGCAGA GCCCCTGGGAGTCCCAGAAGCCACAACAAACAAAGATCAAGACTCCAAAGAGATACGCCAACCTGCCTGTGGACATGCGAGCCTCTCACCAGACCAAGACTGCCATGATGAACGAGTCGGGGCAGGCAGAAGATCTGTAA
- the LOC136448868 gene encoding palladin-like isoform X3: protein MSEQTATDAPSGEMAEQPRKTKPGKFTPPTFSKILESEISGMEGHPLVLEVNVKGTPLPQVQWFREGAPIQNNPAFTADQTGEVCTLVIAEAYPEDSGNYTATAANFYGSQSCQANVTVKGQKELHGKDDPGYIPPPPASNGPAVLPDTPLPPPPANVQPTSGLLDDLPPPPPEEERKGPDAAVRMQQTRVTDEYHDRLRNPPPVQQEEFRVSGFEERLMREIEHRLEKSVEADGMFENVPQAQWRAPMFGKRVQNYKVLEGGTASFSCRVVGLPTPKIYWFKDGQEVPPDSQKYLMQSAPDGTCYLHIPGATLHEEGQYTVMAVSPAGKASATGTLKVQEKKAAYVKQSTPVARAARTQARDREDLRGVAEKNYRPNFVQVPEETNAKEGGLVRLDCKVTGLPSPDLVWYREGSPLRQDSNHRMIVRENGVHSLLISQCKASDAGDYTCVSTNKAGQAEFTVTLNILVEAQSVAPTWVQKLKNTTVKEGEHVRIFCTAAGDPVPYAIWKKDGIGLTEKSGYRLGTDGQGTFFLEVDHASKADATWYTCSAHNQAGSIMCTGKIVVQSPWESQKPQQTKIKTPKRYANLPVDMRASHQTKTAMMNESGQAEDL from the exons GGCAACGGACGCACCTAGTGGAGAAATGGCTGAACAACCGAGGAAGACCAAACCAGGGAAGTTTACTCCCCCCACCTTCAGTAAG ATCCTGGAGTCGGAGATCTCAGGAATGGAGGGCCACCCGTTGGTGCTAGAGGTGAATGTGAAgggcacccccctcccccaggtccAGTGGTTCAGAGAGGGGGCCCCCATCCAGAACAACCCTGCTTTCACTGCGGACCAGACAG GTGAAGTGTGTACGCTGGTCATTGCTGAGGCATACCCTGAAGACTCTGGTAACTACACAGCAACCGCAGCCAACTTCTACGGTAGCCAGTCCTGCCAGGCTAATGTTACCGTGAAAGGTCAGAAAGAACTTCATG GCAAAGATGATCCAGGCTACATCCCACCCCCACCAGCCAG TAACGGACCTGCTGTACTGCCAGACACACCACTGCCACCTCCCCCTGCCAATGTCCAGCCAACCAG TGGCCTGCTTGACGACCTGCCTCCCCCGCCCCCAGAGGAGGAGAGGAAGGGTCCTGATGCAGCCGTGAGGATGCAGCAGACTCGAGTGACAGAT GAGTACCATGACCGTTTGAGGAACCCTCCCCCTGTGCAGCAAGAG GAGTTCAGAGTGTCTGGTTTTGAAGAACGTCTGATGAGGGAAATAGAGCATCGTCTGGAGAAAAGTGTAGAGGCAGATGGCATGTTTGAGAATGTGCCACAGGCCCAGTGGCGTGCCCCCATGTTTGGCAAGAGGGTTCAGAACTACAAGGTGTTGGAGGGAGGAACGGCCAGCTTCAGTTGCCGTGTGGTGGGACTACCAACTCCCAAG ATATACTGGTTTAAGGATGGGCAGGAGGTCCCTCCTGACTCACAAAAGTACTTGATGCAGAGTGCCCCTGATGGCACTTGTTACTTACACATCCCTGGTGCCACCCTGCATGAGGAGGGACAGTACACTGTCATGGCAGTCAGCCCTGCAGGAAAG GCAAGTGCTACAGGGACGCTGAAGGTGCAGGAGAAGAAGGCTGCGTATGTCAAGCAAAGTACACCAGTGGCGAG GGCTGCACGAACCCAGGCTCGTGACCGTGAGGATTTGAGGGGTGTGGCAGAGAAAAACTACAGGCCAAACTTTGTACAGGTCCCAGAAGAGACCAATGCCAAGGAGGGAGGGCTCGTTCGCTTGGACTGTAAG GTGACAGGCCTGCCTTCCCCTGACCTGGTGTGGTATCGTGAAGGCAGCCCGCTCAGACAGGACAGCAACCACAGGATGATCGTGCGTGAGAATGGCGTGCACTCCCTGCTGATCTCCCAATGCAAGGCCAGCGATGCAGGCGACTACACCTGTGTGTCTACCAACAAGGCAGGCCAGGCTGAGTTCACCGTCACCTTGAATATCTTGG TGGAGGCCCAGTCTGTTGCTCCTACGTGGGTGCAGAAGTTGAAGAACACGACTGTGAAGGAGGGTGAGCATGTGAGGATTTTCTGTACTGCAGCTGGGGACCCTGTTCCCTACGCCATCTGGAAGAAGGATGGTATCGGCCTGACGGAAAAGAGTGGCTACAG GCTTGGCACAGACGGCCAGGGGACGTTCTTCCTGGAGGTTGACCACGCCAGCAAGGCTGACGCTACCTGGTACACCTGCTCTGCCCACAACCAGGCTGGCAGCATCATGTGTACAGGCAAAATAGTTGTGCAGA GCCCCTGGGAGTCCCAGAAGCCACAACAAACAAAGATCAAGACTCCAAAGAGATACGCCAACCTGCCTGTGGACATGCGAGCCTCTCACCAGACCAAGACTGCCATGATGAACGAGTCGGGGCAGGCAGAAGATCTGTAA
- the LOC136448868 gene encoding palladin-like isoform X1: MTSSDTEIDVDTTPERGVADLTGYWSRATDAPSGEMAEQPRKTKPGKFTPPTFSKILESEISGMEGHPLVLEVNVKGTPLPQVQWFREGAPIQNNPAFTADQTGEVCTLVIAEAYPEDSGNYTATAANFYGSQSCQANVTVKGQKELHGKDDPGYIPPPPASNGPAVLPDTPLPPPPANVQPTSGLLDDLPPPPPEEERKGPDAAVRMQQTRVTDEYHDRLRNPPPVQQEEFRVSGFEERLMREIEHRLEKSVEADGMFENVPQAQWRAPMFGKRVQNYKVLEGGTASFSCRVVGLPTPKIYWFKDGQEVPPDSQKYLMQSAPDGTCYLHIPGATLHEEGQYTVMAVSPAGKASATGTLKVQEKKAAYVKQSTPVARAARTQARDREDLRGVAEKNYRPNFVQVPEETNAKEGGLVRLDCKVTGLPSPDLVWYREGSPLRQDSNHRMIVRENGVHSLLISQCKASDAGDYTCVSTNKAGQAEFTVTLNILVEAQSVAPTWVQKLKNTTVKEGEHVRIFCTAAGDPVPYAIWKKDGIGLTEKSGYRLGTDGQGTFFLEVDHASKADATWYTCSAHNQAGSIMCTGKIVVQSPWESQKPQQTKIKTPKRYANLPVDMRASHQTKTAMMNESGQAEDL, from the exons ATGACTTCATCAGACACAGAAATAGATGTGGACACCACACCCGAGCGTGGCGTGGCTGATTTAACGGGCTATTGGAGCAG GGCAACGGACGCACCTAGTGGAGAAATGGCTGAACAACCGAGGAAGACCAAACCAGGGAAGTTTACTCCCCCCACCTTCAGTAAG ATCCTGGAGTCGGAGATCTCAGGAATGGAGGGCCACCCGTTGGTGCTAGAGGTGAATGTGAAgggcacccccctcccccaggtccAGTGGTTCAGAGAGGGGGCCCCCATCCAGAACAACCCTGCTTTCACTGCGGACCAGACAG GTGAAGTGTGTACGCTGGTCATTGCTGAGGCATACCCTGAAGACTCTGGTAACTACACAGCAACCGCAGCCAACTTCTACGGTAGCCAGTCCTGCCAGGCTAATGTTACCGTGAAAGGTCAGAAAGAACTTCATG GCAAAGATGATCCAGGCTACATCCCACCCCCACCAGCCAG TAACGGACCTGCTGTACTGCCAGACACACCACTGCCACCTCCCCCTGCCAATGTCCAGCCAACCAG TGGCCTGCTTGACGACCTGCCTCCCCCGCCCCCAGAGGAGGAGAGGAAGGGTCCTGATGCAGCCGTGAGGATGCAGCAGACTCGAGTGACAGAT GAGTACCATGACCGTTTGAGGAACCCTCCCCCTGTGCAGCAAGAG GAGTTCAGAGTGTCTGGTTTTGAAGAACGTCTGATGAGGGAAATAGAGCATCGTCTGGAGAAAAGTGTAGAGGCAGATGGCATGTTTGAGAATGTGCCACAGGCCCAGTGGCGTGCCCCCATGTTTGGCAAGAGGGTTCAGAACTACAAGGTGTTGGAGGGAGGAACGGCCAGCTTCAGTTGCCGTGTGGTGGGACTACCAACTCCCAAG ATATACTGGTTTAAGGATGGGCAGGAGGTCCCTCCTGACTCACAAAAGTACTTGATGCAGAGTGCCCCTGATGGCACTTGTTACTTACACATCCCTGGTGCCACCCTGCATGAGGAGGGACAGTACACTGTCATGGCAGTCAGCCCTGCAGGAAAG GCAAGTGCTACAGGGACGCTGAAGGTGCAGGAGAAGAAGGCTGCGTATGTCAAGCAAAGTACACCAGTGGCGAG GGCTGCACGAACCCAGGCTCGTGACCGTGAGGATTTGAGGGGTGTGGCAGAGAAAAACTACAGGCCAAACTTTGTACAGGTCCCAGAAGAGACCAATGCCAAGGAGGGAGGGCTCGTTCGCTTGGACTGTAAG GTGACAGGCCTGCCTTCCCCTGACCTGGTGTGGTATCGTGAAGGCAGCCCGCTCAGACAGGACAGCAACCACAGGATGATCGTGCGTGAGAATGGCGTGCACTCCCTGCTGATCTCCCAATGCAAGGCCAGCGATGCAGGCGACTACACCTGTGTGTCTACCAACAAGGCAGGCCAGGCTGAGTTCACCGTCACCTTGAATATCTTGG TGGAGGCCCAGTCTGTTGCTCCTACGTGGGTGCAGAAGTTGAAGAACACGACTGTGAAGGAGGGTGAGCATGTGAGGATTTTCTGTACTGCAGCTGGGGACCCTGTTCCCTACGCCATCTGGAAGAAGGATGGTATCGGCCTGACGGAAAAGAGTGGCTACAG GCTTGGCACAGACGGCCAGGGGACGTTCTTCCTGGAGGTTGACCACGCCAGCAAGGCTGACGCTACCTGGTACACCTGCTCTGCCCACAACCAGGCTGGCAGCATCATGTGTACAGGCAAAATAGTTGTGCAGA GCCCCTGGGAGTCCCAGAAGCCACAACAAACAAAGATCAAGACTCCAAAGAGATACGCCAACCTGCCTGTGGACATGCGAGCCTCTCACCAGACCAAGACTGCCATGATGAACGAGTCGGGGCAGGCAGAAGATCTGTAA
- the LOC136448868 gene encoding palladin-like isoform X5, whose amino-acid sequence MAEQPRKTKPGKFTPPTFSKILESEISGMEGHPLVLEVNVKGTPLPQVQWFREGAPIQNNPAFTADQTGEVCTLVIAEAYPEDSGNYTATAANFYGSQSCQANVTVKGQKELHGKDDPGYIPPPPASNGPAVLPDTPLPPPPANVQPTSGLLDDLPPPPPEEERKGPDAAVRMQQTRVTDEYHDRLRNPPPVQQEEFRVSGFEERLMREIEHRLEKSVEADGMFENVPQAQWRAPMFGKRVQNYKVLEGGTASFSCRVVGLPTPKIYWFKDGQEVPPDSQKYLMQSAPDGTCYLHIPGATLHEEGQYTVMAVSPAGKASATGTLKVQEKKAAYVKQSTPVARAARTQARDREDLRGVAEKNYRPNFVQVPEETNAKEGGLVRLDCKVTGLPSPDLVWYREGSPLRQDSNHRMIVRENGVHSLLISQCKASDAGDYTCVSTNKAGQAEFTVTLNILVEAQSVAPTWVQKLKNTTVKEGEHVRIFCTAAGDPVPYAIWKKDGIGLTEKSGYRLGTDGQGTFFLEVDHASKADATWYTCSAHNQAGSIMCTGKIVVQSPWESQKPQQTKIKTPKRYANLPVDMRASHQTKTAMMNESGQAEDL is encoded by the exons ATGGCTGAACAACCGAGGAAGACCAAACCAGGGAAGTTTACTCCCCCCACCTTCAGTAAG ATCCTGGAGTCGGAGATCTCAGGAATGGAGGGCCACCCGTTGGTGCTAGAGGTGAATGTGAAgggcacccccctcccccaggtccAGTGGTTCAGAGAGGGGGCCCCCATCCAGAACAACCCTGCTTTCACTGCGGACCAGACAG GTGAAGTGTGTACGCTGGTCATTGCTGAGGCATACCCTGAAGACTCTGGTAACTACACAGCAACCGCAGCCAACTTCTACGGTAGCCAGTCCTGCCAGGCTAATGTTACCGTGAAAGGTCAGAAAGAACTTCATG GCAAAGATGATCCAGGCTACATCCCACCCCCACCAGCCAG TAACGGACCTGCTGTACTGCCAGACACACCACTGCCACCTCCCCCTGCCAATGTCCAGCCAACCAG TGGCCTGCTTGACGACCTGCCTCCCCCGCCCCCAGAGGAGGAGAGGAAGGGTCCTGATGCAGCCGTGAGGATGCAGCAGACTCGAGTGACAGAT GAGTACCATGACCGTTTGAGGAACCCTCCCCCTGTGCAGCAAGAG GAGTTCAGAGTGTCTGGTTTTGAAGAACGTCTGATGAGGGAAATAGAGCATCGTCTGGAGAAAAGTGTAGAGGCAGATGGCATGTTTGAGAATGTGCCACAGGCCCAGTGGCGTGCCCCCATGTTTGGCAAGAGGGTTCAGAACTACAAGGTGTTGGAGGGAGGAACGGCCAGCTTCAGTTGCCGTGTGGTGGGACTACCAACTCCCAAG ATATACTGGTTTAAGGATGGGCAGGAGGTCCCTCCTGACTCACAAAAGTACTTGATGCAGAGTGCCCCTGATGGCACTTGTTACTTACACATCCCTGGTGCCACCCTGCATGAGGAGGGACAGTACACTGTCATGGCAGTCAGCCCTGCAGGAAAG GCAAGTGCTACAGGGACGCTGAAGGTGCAGGAGAAGAAGGCTGCGTATGTCAAGCAAAGTACACCAGTGGCGAG GGCTGCACGAACCCAGGCTCGTGACCGTGAGGATTTGAGGGGTGTGGCAGAGAAAAACTACAGGCCAAACTTTGTACAGGTCCCAGAAGAGACCAATGCCAAGGAGGGAGGGCTCGTTCGCTTGGACTGTAAG GTGACAGGCCTGCCTTCCCCTGACCTGGTGTGGTATCGTGAAGGCAGCCCGCTCAGACAGGACAGCAACCACAGGATGATCGTGCGTGAGAATGGCGTGCACTCCCTGCTGATCTCCCAATGCAAGGCCAGCGATGCAGGCGACTACACCTGTGTGTCTACCAACAAGGCAGGCCAGGCTGAGTTCACCGTCACCTTGAATATCTTGG TGGAGGCCCAGTCTGTTGCTCCTACGTGGGTGCAGAAGTTGAAGAACACGACTGTGAAGGAGGGTGAGCATGTGAGGATTTTCTGTACTGCAGCTGGGGACCCTGTTCCCTACGCCATCTGGAAGAAGGATGGTATCGGCCTGACGGAAAAGAGTGGCTACAG GCTTGGCACAGACGGCCAGGGGACGTTCTTCCTGGAGGTTGACCACGCCAGCAAGGCTGACGCTACCTGGTACACCTGCTCTGCCCACAACCAGGCTGGCAGCATCATGTGTACAGGCAAAATAGTTGTGCAGA GCCCCTGGGAGTCCCAGAAGCCACAACAAACAAAGATCAAGACTCCAAAGAGATACGCCAACCTGCCTGTGGACATGCGAGCCTCTCACCAGACCAAGACTGCCATGATGAACGAGTCGGGGCAGGCAGAAGATCTGTAA
- the LOC136448868 gene encoding palladin-like isoform X4, whose product MTSSDTEIDVDTTPERGVADLTGYWSRATDAPSGEMAEQPRKTKPGKFTPPTFSKILESEISGMEGHPLVLEVNVKGTPLPQVQWFREGAPIQNNPAFTADQTGEVCTLVIAEAYPEDSGNYTATAANFYGSQSCQANVTVKGQKELHGKDDPGYIPPPPASNGPAVLPDTPLPPPPANVQPTSGLLDDLPPPPPEEERKGPDAAVRMQQTRVTDEYHDRLRNPPPVQQEEFRVSGFEERLMREIEHRLEKSVEADGMFENVPQAQWRAPMFGKRVQNYKVLEGGTASFSCRVVGLPTPKIYWFKDGQEVPPDSQKYLMQSAPDGTCYLHIPGATLHEEGQYTVMAVSPAGKASATGTLKVQEKKAAYVKQSTPVARAARTQARDREDLRGVAEKNYRPNFVQVPEETNAKEGGLVRLDCKVTGLPSPDLVWYREGSPLRQDSNHRMIVRENGVHSLLISQCKASDAGDYTCVSTNKAGQAEFTVTLNILVEAQSVAPTWVQKLKNTTVKEGEHVRIFCTAAGDPVPYAIWKKDGIGLTEKSGYRLGTDGQGTFFLEVDHASKADATWYTCSAHNQAGSIMCTGKIVVQIPHVSQKKSEQKSGKQFYMF is encoded by the exons ATGACTTCATCAGACACAGAAATAGATGTGGACACCACACCCGAGCGTGGCGTGGCTGATTTAACGGGCTATTGGAGCAG GGCAACGGACGCACCTAGTGGAGAAATGGCTGAACAACCGAGGAAGACCAAACCAGGGAAGTTTACTCCCCCCACCTTCAGTAAG ATCCTGGAGTCGGAGATCTCAGGAATGGAGGGCCACCCGTTGGTGCTAGAGGTGAATGTGAAgggcacccccctcccccaggtccAGTGGTTCAGAGAGGGGGCCCCCATCCAGAACAACCCTGCTTTCACTGCGGACCAGACAG GTGAAGTGTGTACGCTGGTCATTGCTGAGGCATACCCTGAAGACTCTGGTAACTACACAGCAACCGCAGCCAACTTCTACGGTAGCCAGTCCTGCCAGGCTAATGTTACCGTGAAAGGTCAGAAAGAACTTCATG GCAAAGATGATCCAGGCTACATCCCACCCCCACCAGCCAG TAACGGACCTGCTGTACTGCCAGACACACCACTGCCACCTCCCCCTGCCAATGTCCAGCCAACCAG TGGCCTGCTTGACGACCTGCCTCCCCCGCCCCCAGAGGAGGAGAGGAAGGGTCCTGATGCAGCCGTGAGGATGCAGCAGACTCGAGTGACAGAT GAGTACCATGACCGTTTGAGGAACCCTCCCCCTGTGCAGCAAGAG GAGTTCAGAGTGTCTGGTTTTGAAGAACGTCTGATGAGGGAAATAGAGCATCGTCTGGAGAAAAGTGTAGAGGCAGATGGCATGTTTGAGAATGTGCCACAGGCCCAGTGGCGTGCCCCCATGTTTGGCAAGAGGGTTCAGAACTACAAGGTGTTGGAGGGAGGAACGGCCAGCTTCAGTTGCCGTGTGGTGGGACTACCAACTCCCAAG ATATACTGGTTTAAGGATGGGCAGGAGGTCCCTCCTGACTCACAAAAGTACTTGATGCAGAGTGCCCCTGATGGCACTTGTTACTTACACATCCCTGGTGCCACCCTGCATGAGGAGGGACAGTACACTGTCATGGCAGTCAGCCCTGCAGGAAAG GCAAGTGCTACAGGGACGCTGAAGGTGCAGGAGAAGAAGGCTGCGTATGTCAAGCAAAGTACACCAGTGGCGAG GGCTGCACGAACCCAGGCTCGTGACCGTGAGGATTTGAGGGGTGTGGCAGAGAAAAACTACAGGCCAAACTTTGTACAGGTCCCAGAAGAGACCAATGCCAAGGAGGGAGGGCTCGTTCGCTTGGACTGTAAG GTGACAGGCCTGCCTTCCCCTGACCTGGTGTGGTATCGTGAAGGCAGCCCGCTCAGACAGGACAGCAACCACAGGATGATCGTGCGTGAGAATGGCGTGCACTCCCTGCTGATCTCCCAATGCAAGGCCAGCGATGCAGGCGACTACACCTGTGTGTCTACCAACAAGGCAGGCCAGGCTGAGTTCACCGTCACCTTGAATATCTTGG TGGAGGCCCAGTCTGTTGCTCCTACGTGGGTGCAGAAGTTGAAGAACACGACTGTGAAGGAGGGTGAGCATGTGAGGATTTTCTGTACTGCAGCTGGGGACCCTGTTCCCTACGCCATCTGGAAGAAGGATGGTATCGGCCTGACGGAAAAGAGTGGCTACAG GCTTGGCACAGACGGCCAGGGGACGTTCTTCCTGGAGGTTGACCACGCCAGCAAGGCTGACGCTACCTGGTACACCTGCTCTGCCCACAACCAGGCTGGCAGCATCATGTGTACAGGCAAAATAGTTGTGCAGA TACCACATGTCAGTCAGAAAAAATCCGAACAAAAGTCGGGAAAGCAGTTCTACATGTTCTAG